Genomic window (Granulicella arctica):
CATCCAGTGCTTGCAGGGGATCGAAAATAGCCGTGGCCGAATAGCCGCTTTGTTCGAGGATTATCGCGAGAGTCTGGGCGATGATCTGCTCGTCATCGACAATAAACACACGAGGCCGCTTCAGGTCAGGCAAGAGATCGCTACTTTCGACAAGCGGAACAAAGGATTGAACCTGCGTGGGAACACCTTTCCAACTTCTATTAAGAAAAGGGAACTGTAGCGTATAACGTTCCACTTGGGCTGTCTGTCCTATCCCTTACAAAAGTAGAAGGATGATCGCCAAGGCCTTTGTCCTACGGAACACATACAGTCTATAGACCAGACGCTAGACTATGCTTACTCCGTGATTTCTTAGAAAGACGGAATCATCTGTCCTCCGGAGATTTAAACGCCCAAGCCTGTTCGGTCGACCCCACCTATTCCTGCGACACAGCCTGGCTGGTATTGGCAAAGCTGGGAGTCCGCAGTGCGTGAACTGTGCCCGTCCCGTTCGAAATTGATATTGATCCGCAAAGAGCAATCGATACCCAACTCTGCTCCAGTTTTACCTGATGTACCTTTTACGACGAGCACAACCAAAGTCCGATAAATTCAATGACCCGCGATCCTGTTGATTCATTTTTGCATGTCGATGGCGACAGTTTCGAGCGTCGACATGGATGGTGTTCCGGTCTCGACAGAGAAGCCCCTATTGAGGGTGGAGTAATACATTGCGGGGCTCTGGTAACGGTAGCGTCCGCTATTCTGCAGGTTGACCTGGTTTGAACTCGGTGAGTAGAAACGGGTACCATCCAGCGTGCGGACCAACTCATCGAGACCTGTGTTGAGGATGGGTTGAGGAACCCCTTCGTTCCGCCCACACCAGAGTACGATTGACGGATGATTGCGAAAGTGCATGATGGTATCGCGCGCACTCGCCAGAAAGAGTTCGGGATCCTCTACTTCAATGTTGTAGTTCTCAGTTGACTCCCAGAAATCGTT
Coding sequences:
- a CDS encoding glycoside hydrolase family 2 TIM barrel-domain containing protein → MDDSRKRVSWDHLEPFFRLNRDANLNMIRNWVGQSTEETFFDLADEYGMLVWNDFWESTENYNIEVEDPELFLASARDTIMHFRNHPSIVLWCGRNEGVPQPILNTGLDELVRTLDGTRFYSPSSNQVNLQNSGRYRYQSPAMYYSTLNRGFSVETGTPSMSTLETVAIDMQK